From a region of the Candidatus Paceibacterota bacterium genome:
- a CDS encoding uroporphyrinogen decarboxylase family protein, producing the protein MPQDVDLVRFWADNDAAMRDPFSPGIPQFPMGITMGYEALFSELGHPFNLRRLEEDYDFARSAARAYNDKAERIVGRRLLDETAFDPSRRFPKVKGLEEVFGCRNVWESESWWALPAADTPLELEKLLTRVEQLDLAAEMFPPDWEHGCRRIYEQHGLRPVLKLDLRGPVTLATSVYGVENLIYLLMDAPQLALRFRDVIARTAIQYYRLCRRASDPLRLTPGFSFRDDNCQMLTADMYEQFGLPILQAVFAEFAPGTNDRRYQHSDSDMGHLLGPLSRAGLNAVNFGPKIRFAKIRRHMPRAIVHGTLAPFTFMRNDEQAIVAEVRRDLDEARPTLGLVVDTAGSINDGSRLSSMRTVMRTIQSYGRLAT; encoded by the coding sequence ATGCCGCAAGACGTAGACCTCGTTCGGTTTTGGGCCGATAACGACGCAGCGATGCGTGACCCGTTCTCTCCGGGCATCCCGCAATTCCCGATGGGCATCACCATGGGCTACGAGGCGCTCTTCAGCGAGCTGGGCCACCCTTTCAACCTGCGCCGGCTGGAGGAGGACTACGACTTCGCACGCTCTGCCGCCCGCGCCTATAACGACAAGGCCGAGCGCATCGTTGGCCGCCGGCTGCTGGACGAAACGGCCTTCGATCCCTCCCGTCGCTTTCCCAAAGTCAAGGGGCTGGAGGAGGTCTTTGGCTGCCGGAACGTATGGGAGAGCGAAAGCTGGTGGGCTTTGCCCGCGGCGGACACGCCGCTGGAGCTGGAAAAGCTGCTCACCCGTGTCGAGCAACTCGATCTCGCCGCCGAGATGTTCCCGCCCGACTGGGAGCACGGCTGCCGGCGCATCTACGAGCAGCACGGCCTCCGCCCCGTCCTTAAGCTCGACCTGCGCGGCCCGGTGACCCTGGCGACCAGCGTCTATGGCGTGGAGAACCTCATCTACCTGCTGATGGACGCGCCGCAACTCGCCTTGCGCTTCCGTGACGTCATTGCCCGGACCGCGATCCAGTATTACCGCCTCTGCCGCCGCGCCAGCGACCCGCTTCGCTTGACGCCCGGGTTCAGCTTCCGCGACGACAACTGCCAGATGCTCACCGCCGACATGTACGAGCAATTCGGCCTGCCCATCCTCCAGGCGGTGTTCGCGGAATTCGCCCCCGGCACGAACGATCGGCGCTACCAGCATTCCGACTCGGACATGGGCCACCTGCTTGGCCCGCTTTCCCGGGCGGGGCTCAACGCGGTCAACTTCGGTCCCAAGATTCGGTTTGCAAAGATTCGCCGCCACATGCCCCGCGCGATCGTCCACGGCACGCTGGCTCCCTTCACGTTTATGCGCAACGACGAGCAGGCCATCGTCGCCGAGGTCCGCCGCGACCTGGATGAGGCCCGCCCCACATTGGGCCTGGTCGTTGACACCGCCGGCTCGATCAACGACGGCTCCCGGCTGAGCAGCATGCGAACCGTAATGCGGACAATCCAGTCCTACGGGCGGCTCGCGACTTGA